A genome region from Erigeron canadensis isolate Cc75 chromosome 3, C_canadensis_v1, whole genome shotgun sequence includes the following:
- the LOC122592728 gene encoding carboxy-terminal domain RNA polymerase II polypeptide A small phosphatase 2-like isoform X2: MPSLKMKMKSTMGCLREKNGLHVCQKSSKISKNSFSQVRTLQQEAQLEEACYINKHHDSFCSEAIVQELRCNETDCCELLDEESIQDHTQDNCSSNIDTIFSPILESIDNDGEALASDDRDMTVSSPPMERGSSYSITEATCLPDYGCYESNLFFDDEYMILPFLEDSVDTRNDPDDCINHSEAVMVSEESNLYLAIHQLKSSNQDPDVNLYPDWDPSECLDPQMFIRNLPDLSEVGTNLCPATLPGERKTVTLVLDLDETLVHSSLEHSDDADFTFPVLIDSIEHTVYVKQRPYLKEFLERVSKMFQIVVFTASQSIYAKQLLDILDPDGKIISHRAYRESCTFSDGSYTKDLTVLGVDLAKIVIIDNCPQVFQLQVNNGIPIRSWFSDPSDCALLSLLPFLEILADAEDVRPIIAKRYGNKE; this comes from the exons ATGCCATCACTAAAGATGAAAATGAAGTCAACCATGGGTTGTCTAAGAGAAAAGAATGGTCTTCATGTCTGTCAAAAATCAAGCAAGATATCCAAGAACTCTTTTTCACAAGTCAGAACCTTGCAACAAGAAGCACAGCTCGAGGAGGCTTGTTATATTAACAAGCATCATG ATTCCTTTTGCAGTGAAGCTATTGTGCAGGAACTTAGGTGCAATGAAACCGACTGTTGTGAGCTGCTAGATGAAGAAAGTATTCAG GATCATACACAAGACAACTGCTCTTCAAACATAGATACTATATTTTCACCCATTCTAGAGTCTATTGACAATGACGGTGAAGCACTTGCTTCTGATGATAGAG ACATGACTGTTTCTAGCCCACCCATGGAAAGGGGCTCTTCATATTCAATTACAGAGGCGACGTGCTTGCCTGATTATGGATGTTACGAATCAAACCTATTTTTTGATGATGAATATATGATACTTCCTTTTCTTGAGGATAGTGTCGACACTCGCAATGACCCCGATGACTGTATTAACCACTCAGAAGCCGTCATGGTATCAGAAGAATCAAATTTATATCTCGCAATTCATCAGCTAAAATCCAGCAATCAGGATCCAGATGTTAACCTTTATCCTGATTGGGATCCATCAGAATGCTTGGATCCACAAATGTTCATAAGAAATTTACCCGATCTTTCGGAAGTGGGAACGAATTTATGTCCTGCCACGTTGCCTGGCGAGAGAAAAACAGTTACATTAGTACTTGATTTAGATG AAACACTGGTACACTCTTCATTGGAACACTCTGATGATGCAGATTTCACCTTTCCAGTACTAATTGATTCCATAGAGCATACTGTCTATGTGAAGCAGAGGCCTTACCTTAAAGAATTCTTGGAGCGGGTGTCAAAAATGTTTCAAATTGTTGTGTTCACAGCTAGTCAGAGCATCTACGCAAAACAACTTCTGGACATACTAGATCCAGACGGAAAAATCATCTCTCATCGAGCTTATAGAGAATCTTGTACTTTTTCAGATGGCAGTTATACCAAGGATCTAACAGTTTTAGGTGTTGATCTGGCTAAAATTGTCATAATTGACAATTGCCCCCAG GTTTTCCAATTGCAAGTGAATAATGGGATTCCAATAAGGAGTTGGTTCAGTGATCCATCAGATTGTGCTTTACTTTCACTACTTCCGTTCCTAGAGATTTTAGCAGATGCTGAAGATGTCCGTCCAATAATTGCCAAGAGATACGGTAACAAGGAATAA
- the LOC122592728 gene encoding uncharacterized protein LOC122592728 isoform X1 encodes MPSLKMKMKSTMGCLREKNGLHVCQKSSKISKNSFSQVRTLQQEAQLEEACYINKHHDSFCSEAIVQELRCNETDCCELLDEESIQDHTQDNCSSNIDTIFSPILESIDNDGEALASDDRGTEKDLEVPLLGDKDSVGSNRNFCEYQSCNVSDFFISDMTVSSPPMERGSSYSITEATCLPDYGCYESNLFFDDEYMILPFLEDSVDTRNDPDDCINHSEAVMVSEESNLYLAIHQLKSSNQDPDVNLYPDWDPSECLDPQMFIRNLPDLSEVGTNLCPATLPGERKTVTLVLDLDETLVHSSLEHSDDADFTFPVLIDSIEHTVYVKQRPYLKEFLERVSKMFQIVVFTASQSIYAKQLLDILDPDGKIISHRAYRESCTFSDGSYTKDLTVLGVDLAKIVIIDNCPQVFQLQVNNGIPIRSWFSDPSDCALLSLLPFLEILADAEDVRPIIAKRYGNKE; translated from the exons ATGCCATCACTAAAGATGAAAATGAAGTCAACCATGGGTTGTCTAAGAGAAAAGAATGGTCTTCATGTCTGTCAAAAATCAAGCAAGATATCCAAGAACTCTTTTTCACAAGTCAGAACCTTGCAACAAGAAGCACAGCTCGAGGAGGCTTGTTATATTAACAAGCATCATG ATTCCTTTTGCAGTGAAGCTATTGTGCAGGAACTTAGGTGCAATGAAACCGACTGTTGTGAGCTGCTAGATGAAGAAAGTATTCAG GATCATACACAAGACAACTGCTCTTCAAACATAGATACTATATTTTCACCCATTCTAGAGTCTATTGACAATGACGGTGAAGCACTTGCTTCTGATGATAGAG GGACTGAAAAGGATCTTGAAGTCCCTTTACTGGGAGATAAAGATAGTGTTGGTAGCAATAGAAACTTTTGTGAATATCAAAGTTGTAATGTGTCAGATTTCTTCATTTCAGACATGACTGTTTCTAGCCCACCCATGGAAAGGGGCTCTTCATATTCAATTACAGAGGCGACGTGCTTGCCTGATTATGGATGTTACGAATCAAACCTATTTTTTGATGATGAATATATGATACTTCCTTTTCTTGAGGATAGTGTCGACACTCGCAATGACCCCGATGACTGTATTAACCACTCAGAAGCCGTCATGGTATCAGAAGAATCAAATTTATATCTCGCAATTCATCAGCTAAAATCCAGCAATCAGGATCCAGATGTTAACCTTTATCCTGATTGGGATCCATCAGAATGCTTGGATCCACAAATGTTCATAAGAAATTTACCCGATCTTTCGGAAGTGGGAACGAATTTATGTCCTGCCACGTTGCCTGGCGAGAGAAAAACAGTTACATTAGTACTTGATTTAGATG AAACACTGGTACACTCTTCATTGGAACACTCTGATGATGCAGATTTCACCTTTCCAGTACTAATTGATTCCATAGAGCATACTGTCTATGTGAAGCAGAGGCCTTACCTTAAAGAATTCTTGGAGCGGGTGTCAAAAATGTTTCAAATTGTTGTGTTCACAGCTAGTCAGAGCATCTACGCAAAACAACTTCTGGACATACTAGATCCAGACGGAAAAATCATCTCTCATCGAGCTTATAGAGAATCTTGTACTTTTTCAGATGGCAGTTATACCAAGGATCTAACAGTTTTAGGTGTTGATCTGGCTAAAATTGTCATAATTGACAATTGCCCCCAG GTTTTCCAATTGCAAGTGAATAATGGGATTCCAATAAGGAGTTGGTTCAGTGATCCATCAGATTGTGCTTTACTTTCACTACTTCCGTTCCTAGAGATTTTAGCAGATGCTGAAGATGTCCGTCCAATAATTGCCAAGAGATACGGTAACAAGGAATAA
- the LOC122593119 gene encoding pre-mRNA-processing factor 39 isoform X2, with amino-acid sequence MDLLILANAADDISAMETVPPEVSSPEEAYEVVSGDSLDFDSWTSLISEIEKTYSDNIKAISSVYESFLSWFPLCHEYWKRYADHVARLCSVERAVEIFEQGVQSATYSVGLWVDYCSFSILSFADPSDVRRIFERGLSFVGKDFLCHRLWDMYIKFELSQQQWNLLSHILIRALKFPTKSLHKYYDSFREFAAFVEEDMSCAKSCDLEPYAVDSNIEVPNSDDEICHAIKELQDSSSVELRSKALHRFIAIGERFYHKSCKLHEKIDYFENYMERDFFNAKPLDDEQLQNWHDYLDFIEKQDDFDWAVKLYERCLIPCANYPEYWMRYVEFMESKGGRELANFGLERATQVFLKNVSEVHIFNARFREKIGDIEGARAAFQLCDTESDSSFIETAINEANMETRLGNVDTALEIYDKAIKIAAEKEKMHIVPVLYIHFFRLKFLITGSADAAIDLLITGIQQVPHSRLLLEELINFAMMHEGSKRMDVLDPIIATTIASGSGGSKGLSSKDREDLSRLYLKFVDYCGTTNDIRKAWTRHMYSFPHLIRSTSSRKYPSNRLSNEFKEQREKVPRLVAKQPSKIHSIKRVSRISATEKQKSSSKSLAIKPHKATVNKYREKDNDISVKKNTRFKQREANAAGELKRLKRQSRNDSSKDDCIIAEEEHENEVEASVKPLSLECLSSCTQEKEPTDLEDSMPTVTDESPSRTNQNPVAGTGSAKELKQTNEHDSETDIRQMPLQNAEIQKTDLMHTVSESTDHIVSTRQVPKHDDPNVQPQKSLPAINLHLLPQLVQSVIQNSVQTSESPGPVQNQQAYSQMWQYQYQHQHQQQNQQQWLQMQQSYPQPYVQQQIQANPQHQEHWARVYQQQQQMQLYMQQMQQYQQMQQYQQQMPQDYHQNHQHQIAAIPNQIWNATHDQQVCP; translated from the exons ATGGATTTACTGATACTAGCTAACGCCGCCGATGATATCTCCGCCATGGAAACTGTTCCTCCTGAAG TTAGCTCGCCTGAAGAAGCTTACGAAGTTGTGTCGGGTGACTCATTGGACTTTGATTCTTGGACTTCTCTCATTTCAGAAATCGAGAAAACCTACTCA GATAACATAAAAGCAATATCATCGGTGTATGAGTCGTTCCTCTCTTGGTTTCCATTGTGTCATGAGTATTGGAAGAGATATGCAGATCATGTGGCACGGCTTTGCTCGGTGGAGAGAGCGGTTGAAATCTTTGAACAAGGGGTGCAATCAGCAACATACTCTGTTGGATTATGGGTTGATTATTGTAGCTTCAGTATACTTTCTTTTGCTGACCCATCTGATGTTCGTCG GATATTTGAGAGAGGGCTTTCTTTTGTTGGGAAAGATTTTCTATGTCATAGGTTATGGGATATGTACATCAAATTTGAGTTATCTCAGCAGCAATGGAATTTGCTTTCTCACATTCTTATCCGTGCTCTAAAATTTCCGACAAAGAGTTTGCACAAGTATTATGACAG TTttagagagtttgctgctttTGTAGAAGAGGATATGTCATGTGCTAAGAGTTGTGACCTTGAACCCTATGCAGTTGACTCAAACATAGAAGTTCCTAATTCTGATGATGAGATCTGTCATGCCATCAAGGAATTGCAAGATTCCTCAAGTGTTGAGCTGAGGTCTAAAGCTCTACATAGATTTATAGCCATTGGTGAGCGGTTCTATCATAAATCATGTAAATTGCATGAAAAAATAGATTACTTTGAGAACTATATGGAGAGGGACTTTTTTAATGCAAAACCTCTCGATGACGAGCAGCTACAAAATTGGCATGATTATCTGGATTTCATAGAGAAGCAGGACGATTTTGACTGG GCTGTGAAACTCTATGAAAGATGCCTAATTCCCTGTGCTAATTACCCTGAATACTGGATGCGATATGTGGAGTTTATGGAATCCAAGGGGGGACGAGAACTAGCAAATTTTGGTTTGGAAAGAGCAACGCAAGTATTTTTAAAG AATGTGTCAGAAGTGCATATCTTCAATGCAAGATTCAGAGAGAAAATAGGAGATATCGAAGGAGCTCGTGCTGCATTTCAACTTTGCGATACTGAATCTGATTCTTCTTTTATTGAAACGGCAATAAACGAGGCCAATATGGAAACTCGTCTG GGAAATGTGGATACAGCTCTGGAAATTTATGACAAAGCAATCAAAATAGCTGCAGAGAAGGAGAAGATGCACATAGTCCCTGTTCTGTATATTCACTTTTTCCGTCTTAAGTTCCTG ATTACTGGCAGTGCCGATGCTGCCATAGACTTGTTAATAACAGGTATCCAACAAGTGCCTCATTCAAGGTTACTTCTAGAG GAGTTGATAAATTTTGCGATGATGCATGAAGGTTCGAAACGTATGGACGTTTTGGATCCCATAATAGCTACTACCATAGCATCAGGATCGGGTGGATCCAAAGGGTTAAGCTCCAAAGATCGCGAGGATCTGTCTCGTTTATATTTGAAG TTTGTTGACTACTGTGGAACAACCAATGACATAAGAAAGGCATGGACTCGTCACATGTATTCTTTTCCACACCTGATAAGGAGTACCTCATCGCGCAAGTACCCTTCTAATCGACTTTCAAATGAGTTCAAAGAACAAAGAGAAAAGGTGCCCCGTCTTGTTGCTAAGCAGCCATCTAAGATTCATAGTATCAAGCGTGTATCCCGTATTTCAGCCACTGAAAAGCAAAAGTCGTCCTCCAAAAGTCTAGCCATCAAGCCTCACAAGGCTACAGTCAACAAGTATAGAGAGAAAGATAATGACATTTCTGTGAAGAAAAATACACGTTTCAAGCAACGTGAAGCTAACGCCGCTGGAGAATTGAAAAGATTGAAACGCCAGTCTAGAAATGATTCCTCTAAAGATGATTGTATCATTGCTGAGGAAGAGCATGAAAATGAAGTAGAAGCTAGTGTAAAGCCCCTATCTTTAGAGTGTCTTTCGTCGTGTACTCAGGAGAAAGAACCTACCGATCTTGAAGACAGCATGCCCACTGTAACAGACGAGAGCCCTTCAAGAACCAATCAAAACCCCGTCGCAGGCACTGGTTCTGCCAAGGAActaaaacaaacaaatgaaCATGATTCAGAAACTGACATTCGACAAATGCCTTTACAAAATGCAGAAATTCAGAAAACAGATCTCATGCATACAGTTTCTGAATCAACTGATCATATTGTTAGCACGAGGCAAGTGCCAAAACACGATGATCCAAATGTGCAGCCACAGAAATCTTTACCTGCAATCAATTTACATTTGTTGCCCCAATTGGTTCAATCGGTGATTCAAAATTCTGTACAAACTAGTGAATCACCTGGGCCAGTTCAGAACCAACAAGCTTATAGTCAAATGTGGCAATATCAATATCAGCACCAGCACCAGCAGCAAAACCAGCAACAATGGTTGCAGATGCAACAGTCTTATCCACAACCATATGTTCAACAGCAGATACAAGCAAATCCACAGCATCAGGAGCATTGGGCTAGAGTAtaccagcagcagcaacaaatGCAATTATATATGCAGCAGATGCAACAATACCAGCAGATGCAACAATACCAGCAGCAGATGCCACAAGATTACCATCAGAATCATCAGCACCAGATTGCTGCCATACCCAATCAGATATGGAATGCTACCCATGATCAACAGGTGTGTCCCTAA
- the LOC122593119 gene encoding uncharacterized protein LOC122593119 isoform X1, which translates to MDLLILANAADDISAMETVPPEVSSPEEAYEVVSGDSLDFDSWTSLISEIEKTYSDNIKAISSVYESFLSWFPLCHEYWKRYADHVARLCSVERAVEIFEQGVQSATYSVGLWVDYCSFSILSFADPSDVRRIFERGLSFVGKDFLCHRLWDMYIKFELSQQQWNLLSHILIRALKFPTKSLHKYYDSFREFAAFVEEDMSCAKSCDLEPYAVDSNIEVPNSDDEICHAIKELQDSSSVELRSKALHRFIAIGERFYHKSCKLHEKIDYFENYMERDFFNAKPLDDEQLQNWHDYLDFIEKQDDFDWAVKLYERCLIPCANYPEYWMRYVEFMESKGGRELANFGLERATQVFLKNVSEVHIFNARFREKIGDIEGARAAFQLCDTESDSSFIETAINEANMETRLGNVDTALEIYDKAIKIAAEKEKMHIVPVLYIHFFRLKFLITGSADAAIDLLITGIQQVPHSRLLLEELINFAMMHEGSKRMDVLDPIIATTIASGSGGSKGLSSKDREDLSRLYLKFVDYCGTTNDIRKAWTRHMYSFPHLIRSTSSRKYPSNRLSNEFKEQREKVPRLVAKQPSKIHSIKRVSRISATEKQKSSSKSLAIKPHKATVNKYREKDNDISVKKNTRFKQREANAAGELKRLKRQSRNDSSKDDCIIAEEEHENEVEASVKPLSLECLSSCTQEKEPTDLEDSMPTVTDESPSRTNQNPVAGTGSAKELKQTNEHDSETDIRQMPLQNAEIQKTDLMHTVSESTDHIVSTRQVPKHDDPNVQPQKSLPAINLHLLPQLVQSVIQNSVQTSESPGPVQNQQAYSQMWQYQYQHQHQQQNQQQWLQMQQSYPQPYVQQQIQANPQHQEHWARVYQQQQQMQLYMQQMQQYQQMQQYQQQMPQDYHQNHQHQIAAIPNQIWNATHDQQGYGTIPSHTTSTHTAPEARQNYESMIVRPMAPSAPANIVSSSNHQLAHRSPSFERTRAT; encoded by the exons ATGGATTTACTGATACTAGCTAACGCCGCCGATGATATCTCCGCCATGGAAACTGTTCCTCCTGAAG TTAGCTCGCCTGAAGAAGCTTACGAAGTTGTGTCGGGTGACTCATTGGACTTTGATTCTTGGACTTCTCTCATTTCAGAAATCGAGAAAACCTACTCA GATAACATAAAAGCAATATCATCGGTGTATGAGTCGTTCCTCTCTTGGTTTCCATTGTGTCATGAGTATTGGAAGAGATATGCAGATCATGTGGCACGGCTTTGCTCGGTGGAGAGAGCGGTTGAAATCTTTGAACAAGGGGTGCAATCAGCAACATACTCTGTTGGATTATGGGTTGATTATTGTAGCTTCAGTATACTTTCTTTTGCTGACCCATCTGATGTTCGTCG GATATTTGAGAGAGGGCTTTCTTTTGTTGGGAAAGATTTTCTATGTCATAGGTTATGGGATATGTACATCAAATTTGAGTTATCTCAGCAGCAATGGAATTTGCTTTCTCACATTCTTATCCGTGCTCTAAAATTTCCGACAAAGAGTTTGCACAAGTATTATGACAG TTttagagagtttgctgctttTGTAGAAGAGGATATGTCATGTGCTAAGAGTTGTGACCTTGAACCCTATGCAGTTGACTCAAACATAGAAGTTCCTAATTCTGATGATGAGATCTGTCATGCCATCAAGGAATTGCAAGATTCCTCAAGTGTTGAGCTGAGGTCTAAAGCTCTACATAGATTTATAGCCATTGGTGAGCGGTTCTATCATAAATCATGTAAATTGCATGAAAAAATAGATTACTTTGAGAACTATATGGAGAGGGACTTTTTTAATGCAAAACCTCTCGATGACGAGCAGCTACAAAATTGGCATGATTATCTGGATTTCATAGAGAAGCAGGACGATTTTGACTGG GCTGTGAAACTCTATGAAAGATGCCTAATTCCCTGTGCTAATTACCCTGAATACTGGATGCGATATGTGGAGTTTATGGAATCCAAGGGGGGACGAGAACTAGCAAATTTTGGTTTGGAAAGAGCAACGCAAGTATTTTTAAAG AATGTGTCAGAAGTGCATATCTTCAATGCAAGATTCAGAGAGAAAATAGGAGATATCGAAGGAGCTCGTGCTGCATTTCAACTTTGCGATACTGAATCTGATTCTTCTTTTATTGAAACGGCAATAAACGAGGCCAATATGGAAACTCGTCTG GGAAATGTGGATACAGCTCTGGAAATTTATGACAAAGCAATCAAAATAGCTGCAGAGAAGGAGAAGATGCACATAGTCCCTGTTCTGTATATTCACTTTTTCCGTCTTAAGTTCCTG ATTACTGGCAGTGCCGATGCTGCCATAGACTTGTTAATAACAGGTATCCAACAAGTGCCTCATTCAAGGTTACTTCTAGAG GAGTTGATAAATTTTGCGATGATGCATGAAGGTTCGAAACGTATGGACGTTTTGGATCCCATAATAGCTACTACCATAGCATCAGGATCGGGTGGATCCAAAGGGTTAAGCTCCAAAGATCGCGAGGATCTGTCTCGTTTATATTTGAAG TTTGTTGACTACTGTGGAACAACCAATGACATAAGAAAGGCATGGACTCGTCACATGTATTCTTTTCCACACCTGATAAGGAGTACCTCATCGCGCAAGTACCCTTCTAATCGACTTTCAAATGAGTTCAAAGAACAAAGAGAAAAGGTGCCCCGTCTTGTTGCTAAGCAGCCATCTAAGATTCATAGTATCAAGCGTGTATCCCGTATTTCAGCCACTGAAAAGCAAAAGTCGTCCTCCAAAAGTCTAGCCATCAAGCCTCACAAGGCTACAGTCAACAAGTATAGAGAGAAAGATAATGACATTTCTGTGAAGAAAAATACACGTTTCAAGCAACGTGAAGCTAACGCCGCTGGAGAATTGAAAAGATTGAAACGCCAGTCTAGAAATGATTCCTCTAAAGATGATTGTATCATTGCTGAGGAAGAGCATGAAAATGAAGTAGAAGCTAGTGTAAAGCCCCTATCTTTAGAGTGTCTTTCGTCGTGTACTCAGGAGAAAGAACCTACCGATCTTGAAGACAGCATGCCCACTGTAACAGACGAGAGCCCTTCAAGAACCAATCAAAACCCCGTCGCAGGCACTGGTTCTGCCAAGGAActaaaacaaacaaatgaaCATGATTCAGAAACTGACATTCGACAAATGCCTTTACAAAATGCAGAAATTCAGAAAACAGATCTCATGCATACAGTTTCTGAATCAACTGATCATATTGTTAGCACGAGGCAAGTGCCAAAACACGATGATCCAAATGTGCAGCCACAGAAATCTTTACCTGCAATCAATTTACATTTGTTGCCCCAATTGGTTCAATCGGTGATTCAAAATTCTGTACAAACTAGTGAATCACCTGGGCCAGTTCAGAACCAACAAGCTTATAGTCAAATGTGGCAATATCAATATCAGCACCAGCACCAGCAGCAAAACCAGCAACAATGGTTGCAGATGCAACAGTCTTATCCACAACCATATGTTCAACAGCAGATACAAGCAAATCCACAGCATCAGGAGCATTGGGCTAGAGTAtaccagcagcagcaacaaatGCAATTATATATGCAGCAGATGCAACAATACCAGCAGATGCAACAATACCAGCAGCAGATGCCACAAGATTACCATCAGAATCATCAGCACCAGATTGCTGCCATACCCAATCAGATATGGAATGCTACCCATGATCAACAG GGTTATGGGACAATACCTTCCCATACAACCAGCACACATACTGCGCCGGAAGCACGACAAAACTATGAGAGTATGATAGTTAGACCAATGGCTCCAAGCGCACCAGCAAACATCGTGTCTTCTAGTAATCACCAACTAGCACACCGTTCTCCATCTTTTGAGCGAACACGTGCAACGTGA